In Phyllopteryx taeniolatus isolate TA_2022b chromosome 1, UOR_Ptae_1.2, whole genome shotgun sequence, the following proteins share a genomic window:
- the jagn1b gene encoding protein jagunal homolog 1-B — MASRAGPRATGTDGSDFEHRERVASHYQMSVALKSEIRKLNIVHLLIWMLMAAQVTVSHLSLVSHKTIASPYQWEYPYLLSVIPTAFSFMALPRNNISYLVISMISAGLFSVAPLIYGSMEMFPFAQQLYRHGKAYRVIFGFSAVMVMYLVIIISVQVHGWQIYYSKKLLDQWFTSTQEKKKK; from the exons ATGGCTTCCCGGGCAGGACCGCGTGCAACGGGCACAGATGGCAGTGACTTTGAACACAGGGAGCGAGTGGCCTCACACTACCAAATGAG CGTGGCCCTGAAGTCTGAAATCCGTAAACTCAACATCGTCCACTTGCTGATCTGGATGCTGATGGCCGCTCAG GTGACAGTGAGCCATCTGAGTCTGGTGTCCCACAAAACGATCGCTTCTCCATACCAGTGGGAGTACCCGTACCTCCTCAGCGTTATTCCCACCGCCTTCAGCTTCATGGCTTTGCCACGTAACAACATCAGCTACCTGGTCATCTCCATGATCAGCGCTGGGCTTTTCTCCGTGGCGCCGCTGATCTACGGCAGCATGGAGATGTTCCCGTTTGCTCAGCAGCTGTATCGACACGGCAAAGCCTACCGTGTCATCTTTGGTTTCTCGGCGGTGATGGTCATGTATCTGGTGATCATCATTTCCGTGCAGGTGCACGGCTGGCAGATCTACTACAGCAAGAAGCTTCTGGATCAGTGGTTCACCAGCAcgcaggagaagaagaagaaataa
- the zgc:112023 gene encoding PI-PLC X domain-containing protein 1 isoform X1: MGDKLRVNPDWMSHLPDELLDVSLWNLAIPGSHDSMSFCLDLSSPVVKSESWLLKVVDRLAPCWTRPCVFRWATTEQAVLSHQCDLGIRFLDLRIARKSTECIKLFFAHGIYTWITVKQEALEELATWLDAHPKEIVIICCSHFSSLTLSDHIQLVDYIVSLFGPKLCSSQDCPTLRSCWSKHQQIIVSYGNQEMVQHHPELWTEIPYWYADSTDPKKVIAYLEAQKRKGRPTGFYICGLNLTENIPFVFLHPFQNMRKITTKALAVLLGWVGEQRPGPEVGNINIICCDFVGVSDFCDCVIGLNYKGR, from the exons ATGGGGGACAAACTACGCGTAAACCCGGATTGGATGTCACATTTACCCGATGAGCTTCTTGACGTATCGCTGTGGAACTTGGCCATTCCCG GGAGCCATGACAGCATGTCTTTCTGTCTGGACTTGTCCTCTCCTGTCGTGAAGTCAGAGTCGTGGCTCCTCAAAGTGGTCGACAGACTTGCTCCCTGTTGGACGAGGCCTTGCGTATTCCGCTGGGCCACCACGGAG CAAGCTGTACTCAGTCATCAGTGTGACCTTGGCATTCGCTTCTTGGACCTGCGGATTGCCAGGAAGTCAACAGAGTGCATCAAGTTATTCTTTGCCCATGGTATCTACACGTGGATTACTGTCaag CAGGAGGCACTGGAAGAACTGGCTACCTGGCTGGATGCACATCCTAAAGAGATTGTTATCATTTGCTGCTCACATTTCAGTAGTCTGACTCTCAGTGACCACATACAACTTGTAGATTACATCGTATCACTGTTTGGACCAAAGCTCTGTTCTTCACAG GATTGTCCCACCTTGCGATCCTGTTGGTCCAAACATCAACAGATCATTGTTTCCTATGGCAACCAGGAGATGGTCCAGCATCATCCTGAACTGTGGACTGAAATACCTTACTG GTATGCTGACAGCACTGATCCAAAAAAGGTGATTGCATACTTGGAAGCTCAGAAGCGCAAAGGAAGACCAA CTGGTTTTTACATCTGTGGCCTGAACCTGACTGAAAACATTCCGTTTGTCTTCCTCCATCCCTTCCAAAACATGAGGAAGATTACCACAAAGGCCCTCGCTGTGCTGCTGGGCTGGGTGGGAGAACAACGACCAGGACCTGAGGTGGGTAACATCAACATCATCTGCTGCGACTTTGTGGGCGTCTCTGACTTCTGTGATTGTGTAATCGGCCTCAACTACAAAGGCCGGTGA
- the LOC133479752 gene encoding SLAIN motif-containing protein 1-like isoform X3, translating to MEAAVADPAIVDPKRNLANCEMQLRRLQELVLRLELNDKRLHASPRGHWPCTPPRSQSGSLVVTPGGWLESFQQNEPFVLDEVELLDSDIFGFSDNETWLYVPPKANESKAAKPLMPLKWCRHILEAPEWKRARRSMCLQLESASSRPHSQSPIGRARTPTFIPHLIRGSSLRGCSPRPPVDCDVISPGVDEDDLFPHGYKLQDLTDVQVVARLQEEKLRQDCASTSSALAKRRSQSITFPLSAPPDLEEEEKGDGGDYAPVPPERHLCLLPLARTFSSARDLQSSSSFLSLHPSTPPLPSADPMQLSFKLGTDKMQRSLPNLAQAHSVPSASLLHNSQSFDSPGWLTRLQSSISIPGASPILRHTRVQSTDSVSSPSRQPLKATAYVSPSIRNSAYVLTPRSLGNSGSRIPILIKSSSLCLSSPSPPWSTFFNDTASPIASCKVAQARHRYRNMVRLVST from the exons ATGGAGGCTGCGGTTGCGGACCCCGCCATCGTAGACCCCAAGAGGAACCTGGCAAACTGCGAGATGCAGTTGAGGAGGCTGCAGGAGCTCGTCCTCAGGCTGGAGCTCAACGACAAGCGGCTGCACGCCAGTCCCCGGGGTCACTGGCCTTGCACGCCGCCTCGCTCCCAGTCGGGCTCCCTGGTAGTAACCCCCGGGGGCTGGCTCGAGTCTTTCCAACAGAACGAGCCTTTTGTTCTTGACGAGGTGGAACTTTTGGACTCGGACATTTTTGGATTCTCTGATAATGAAACGTG GTTGTACGTGCCCCCCAAAGCCAATGAATCGAAGGCAGCGAAGCCTCTAATGCCCTTAAAATGGTGCCGGCACATTCTGGAGGCTCCTGAATGGAAGCGAGCGAGGCGTTCCATGTGCCTCCAACTGGAGTCAG CGTCCTCTCGGCCTCACTCTCAGAGTCCCATTGGGAGGGCAAGGACTCCCACCTTCATCCCCCACCTGATCCGTG GCAGCAGCCTGCGCGGCTGTAGCCCTCGGCCCCCTGTGGACTGTGACGTCATCTCTCCCGGGGTGGATGAGGATGACTTGTTCCCTCACGGCTACAAACTGCAGGATCTGACTGACGTGCAGGTGGTGGCGCGCCTGCAGGAGGAGA AACTCAGACAGGATTGCGCCAGCACTTCATCCGCCCTGGCCAAGCGACGCAGCCAGAGCATCACCTTCCCACTCAGCGCTCCCCCCGAcctggaggaggaagaaaaggGGGACGGCGGAGATTACGCCCCTGTGCCGCCAGAGCGCCACCTCTGCCTACTGCCGCTCGCCCGCACCTTCTCCAGCGCCAGAGATTTGcaaagcagcagcagcttcCTGTCCTTACATCCCTCCACCCCACCGCTCCCCTCTGCAGACCCAATGCAACTGTCTTTCAAACTAGGAACAG atAAGATGCAGAGGAGCTTGCCTAACCTTGCCCAAGCTCACAGTGTTCCCAGCGCTTCTTTACTTCATAACAGCCAGAGCTTTGATTCTCCAGGCTGGTTGACACGCCTGCAGTCCTCCA TATCTATCCCAGGGGCCTCCCCGATCCTGCGGCACACCAGAGTCCAGAGTACGGACAGTGTATCTTCACCGTCACGGCAACCACTGAAGGCCACTGCCTATGTCAGCCCTAGCATCAGGAATTCAGCCTACGTGCTTACCCCACGGTCGCTGGGCAACAGCGGCAGCAGGATCCCGATACTCATTAAATCCTCCTCCCTCTGTCTGTCAAGCCCCAGCCCACCTTGGTCCACCTTCTTCAACGACACCGCAAGCCCCATCGCCAGCTGCAAGGTGGCCCAAGCACGGCACAGGTATAGAAATATGGTGCGGTTAGTTTCCACGTGA
- the zgc:112023 gene encoding PI-PLC X domain-containing protein 1 isoform X2 — translation MGDKLRVNPDWMSHLPDELLDVSLWNLAIPGSHDSMSFCLDLSSPVVKSESWLLKVVDRLAPCWTRPCVFRWATTEQAVLSHQCDLGIRFLDLRIARKSTECIKLFFAHGIYTWITVKEALEELATWLDAHPKEIVIICCSHFSSLTLSDHIQLVDYIVSLFGPKLCSSQDCPTLRSCWSKHQQIIVSYGNQEMVQHHPELWTEIPYWYADSTDPKKVIAYLEAQKRKGRPTGFYICGLNLTENIPFVFLHPFQNMRKITTKALAVLLGWVGEQRPGPEVGNINIICCDFVGVSDFCDCVIGLNYKGR, via the exons ATGGGGGACAAACTACGCGTAAACCCGGATTGGATGTCACATTTACCCGATGAGCTTCTTGACGTATCGCTGTGGAACTTGGCCATTCCCG GGAGCCATGACAGCATGTCTTTCTGTCTGGACTTGTCCTCTCCTGTCGTGAAGTCAGAGTCGTGGCTCCTCAAAGTGGTCGACAGACTTGCTCCCTGTTGGACGAGGCCTTGCGTATTCCGCTGGGCCACCACGGAG CAAGCTGTACTCAGTCATCAGTGTGACCTTGGCATTCGCTTCTTGGACCTGCGGATTGCCAGGAAGTCAACAGAGTGCATCAAGTTATTCTTTGCCCATGGTATCTACACGTGGATTACTGTCaag GAGGCACTGGAAGAACTGGCTACCTGGCTGGATGCACATCCTAAAGAGATTGTTATCATTTGCTGCTCACATTTCAGTAGTCTGACTCTCAGTGACCACATACAACTTGTAGATTACATCGTATCACTGTTTGGACCAAAGCTCTGTTCTTCACAG GATTGTCCCACCTTGCGATCCTGTTGGTCCAAACATCAACAGATCATTGTTTCCTATGGCAACCAGGAGATGGTCCAGCATCATCCTGAACTGTGGACTGAAATACCTTACTG GTATGCTGACAGCACTGATCCAAAAAAGGTGATTGCATACTTGGAAGCTCAGAAGCGCAAAGGAAGACCAA CTGGTTTTTACATCTGTGGCCTGAACCTGACTGAAAACATTCCGTTTGTCTTCCTCCATCCCTTCCAAAACATGAGGAAGATTACCACAAAGGCCCTCGCTGTGCTGCTGGGCTGGGTGGGAGAACAACGACCAGGACCTGAGGTGGGTAACATCAACATCATCTGCTGCGACTTTGTGGGCGTCTCTGACTTCTGTGATTGTGTAATCGGCCTCAACTACAAAGGCCGGTGA
- the LOC133479752 gene encoding SLAIN motif-containing protein 1-like isoform X1 yields the protein MEAAVADPAIVDPKRNLANCEMQLRRLQELVLRLELNDKRLHASPRGHWPCTPPRSQSGSLVVTPGGWLESFQQNEPFVLDEVELLDSDIFGFSDNETWLYVPPKANESKAAKPLMPLKWCRHILEAPEWKRARRSMCLQLESASCWRRLLSSPRAASTPRPPSRVAVVSPIGMPRSGTTHSSPVSPETPASSRPHSQSPIGRARTPTFIPHLIRGSSLRGCSPRPPVDCDVISPGVDEDDLFPHGYKLQDLTDVQVVARLQEEKLRQDCASTSSALAKRRSQSITFPLSAPPDLEEEEKGDGGDYAPVPPERHLCLLPLARTFSSARDLQSSSSFLSLHPSTPPLPSADPMQLSFKLGTDKMQRSLPNLAQAHSVPSASLLHNSQSFDSPGWLTRLQSSISIPGASPILRHTRVQSTDSVSSPSRQPLKATAYVSPSIRNSAYVLTPRSLGNSGSRIPILIKSSSLCLSSPSPPWSTFFNDTASPIASCKVAQARHRYRNMVRLVST from the exons ATGGAGGCTGCGGTTGCGGACCCCGCCATCGTAGACCCCAAGAGGAACCTGGCAAACTGCGAGATGCAGTTGAGGAGGCTGCAGGAGCTCGTCCTCAGGCTGGAGCTCAACGACAAGCGGCTGCACGCCAGTCCCCGGGGTCACTGGCCTTGCACGCCGCCTCGCTCCCAGTCGGGCTCCCTGGTAGTAACCCCCGGGGGCTGGCTCGAGTCTTTCCAACAGAACGAGCCTTTTGTTCTTGACGAGGTGGAACTTTTGGACTCGGACATTTTTGGATTCTCTGATAATGAAACGTG GTTGTACGTGCCCCCCAAAGCCAATGAATCGAAGGCAGCGAAGCCTCTAATGCCCTTAAAATGGTGCCGGCACATTCTGGAGGCTCCTGAATGGAAGCGAGCGAGGCGTTCCATGTGCCTCCAACTGGAGTCAG CTTCCTGTTGGCGTAGATTATTGAGCAGTCCCCGGGCCGCCTCCACCCCGCGGCCTCCAAGCAGAGTTGCCGTTGTGTCCCCCATCGGCATGCCGCGATCCGGCACAACCCACTCCAGCCCCGTGTCGCCTGAGACACCCG CGTCCTCTCGGCCTCACTCTCAGAGTCCCATTGGGAGGGCAAGGACTCCCACCTTCATCCCCCACCTGATCCGTG GCAGCAGCCTGCGCGGCTGTAGCCCTCGGCCCCCTGTGGACTGTGACGTCATCTCTCCCGGGGTGGATGAGGATGACTTGTTCCCTCACGGCTACAAACTGCAGGATCTGACTGACGTGCAGGTGGTGGCGCGCCTGCAGGAGGAGA AACTCAGACAGGATTGCGCCAGCACTTCATCCGCCCTGGCCAAGCGACGCAGCCAGAGCATCACCTTCCCACTCAGCGCTCCCCCCGAcctggaggaggaagaaaaggGGGACGGCGGAGATTACGCCCCTGTGCCGCCAGAGCGCCACCTCTGCCTACTGCCGCTCGCCCGCACCTTCTCCAGCGCCAGAGATTTGcaaagcagcagcagcttcCTGTCCTTACATCCCTCCACCCCACCGCTCCCCTCTGCAGACCCAATGCAACTGTCTTTCAAACTAGGAACAG atAAGATGCAGAGGAGCTTGCCTAACCTTGCCCAAGCTCACAGTGTTCCCAGCGCTTCTTTACTTCATAACAGCCAGAGCTTTGATTCTCCAGGCTGGTTGACACGCCTGCAGTCCTCCA TATCTATCCCAGGGGCCTCCCCGATCCTGCGGCACACCAGAGTCCAGAGTACGGACAGTGTATCTTCACCGTCACGGCAACCACTGAAGGCCACTGCCTATGTCAGCCCTAGCATCAGGAATTCAGCCTACGTGCTTACCCCACGGTCGCTGGGCAACAGCGGCAGCAGGATCCCGATACTCATTAAATCCTCCTCCCTCTGTCTGTCAAGCCCCAGCCCACCTTGGTCCACCTTCTTCAACGACACCGCAAGCCCCATCGCCAGCTGCAAGGTGGCCCAAGCACGGCACAGGTATAGAAATATGGTGCGGTTAGTTTCCACGTGA
- the zgc:112023 gene encoding PI-PLC X domain-containing protein 1 isoform X3: MSFLTYRCGTWPFPQAVLSHQCDLGIRFLDLRIARKSTECIKLFFAHGIYTWITVKQEALEELATWLDAHPKEIVIICCSHFSSLTLSDHIQLVDYIVSLFGPKLCSSQDCPTLRSCWSKHQQIIVSYGNQEMVQHHPELWTEIPYWYADSTDPKKVIAYLEAQKRKGRPTGFYICGLNLTENIPFVFLHPFQNMRKITTKALAVLLGWVGEQRPGPEVGNINIICCDFVGVSDFCDCVIGLNYKGR, encoded by the exons ATGAGCTTCTTGACGTATCGCTGTGGAACTTGGCCATTCCCG CAAGCTGTACTCAGTCATCAGTGTGACCTTGGCATTCGCTTCTTGGACCTGCGGATTGCCAGGAAGTCAACAGAGTGCATCAAGTTATTCTTTGCCCATGGTATCTACACGTGGATTACTGTCaag CAGGAGGCACTGGAAGAACTGGCTACCTGGCTGGATGCACATCCTAAAGAGATTGTTATCATTTGCTGCTCACATTTCAGTAGTCTGACTCTCAGTGACCACATACAACTTGTAGATTACATCGTATCACTGTTTGGACCAAAGCTCTGTTCTTCACAG GATTGTCCCACCTTGCGATCCTGTTGGTCCAAACATCAACAGATCATTGTTTCCTATGGCAACCAGGAGATGGTCCAGCATCATCCTGAACTGTGGACTGAAATACCTTACTG GTATGCTGACAGCACTGATCCAAAAAAGGTGATTGCATACTTGGAAGCTCAGAAGCGCAAAGGAAGACCAA CTGGTTTTTACATCTGTGGCCTGAACCTGACTGAAAACATTCCGTTTGTCTTCCTCCATCCCTTCCAAAACATGAGGAAGATTACCACAAAGGCCCTCGCTGTGCTGCTGGGCTGGGTGGGAGAACAACGACCAGGACCTGAGGTGGGTAACATCAACATCATCTGCTGCGACTTTGTGGGCGTCTCTGACTTCTGTGATTGTGTAATCGGCCTCAACTACAAAGGCCGGTGA
- the LOC133479752 gene encoding SLAIN motif-containing protein 1-like isoform X2 produces the protein MEAAVADPAIVDPKRNLANCEMQLRRLQELVLRLELNDKRLHASPRGHWPCTPPRSQSGSLVVTPGGWLESFQQNEPFVLDEVELLDSDIFGFSDNETWLYVPPKANESKAAKPLMPLKWCRHILEAPEWKRARRSMCLQLESASCWRRLLSSPRAASTPRPPSRVAVVSPIGMPRSGTTHSSPVSPETPASSRPHSQSPIGRARTPTFIPHLIRGSSLRGCSPRPPVDCDVISPGVDEDDLFPHGYKLQDLTDVQVVARLQEEKLRQDCASTSSALAKRRSQSITFPLSAPPDLEEEEKGDGGDYAPVPPERHLCLLPLARTFSSARDLQSSSSFLSLHPSTPPLPSADPMQLSFKLGTDKMQRSLPNLAQAHSVPSASLLHNSQSFDSPGWLTRLQSSRASPILRHTRVQSTDSVSSPSRQPLKATAYVSPSIRNSAYVLTPRSLGNSGSRIPILIKSSSLCLSSPSPPWSTFFNDTASPIASCKVAQARHRYRNMVRLVST, from the exons ATGGAGGCTGCGGTTGCGGACCCCGCCATCGTAGACCCCAAGAGGAACCTGGCAAACTGCGAGATGCAGTTGAGGAGGCTGCAGGAGCTCGTCCTCAGGCTGGAGCTCAACGACAAGCGGCTGCACGCCAGTCCCCGGGGTCACTGGCCTTGCACGCCGCCTCGCTCCCAGTCGGGCTCCCTGGTAGTAACCCCCGGGGGCTGGCTCGAGTCTTTCCAACAGAACGAGCCTTTTGTTCTTGACGAGGTGGAACTTTTGGACTCGGACATTTTTGGATTCTCTGATAATGAAACGTG GTTGTACGTGCCCCCCAAAGCCAATGAATCGAAGGCAGCGAAGCCTCTAATGCCCTTAAAATGGTGCCGGCACATTCTGGAGGCTCCTGAATGGAAGCGAGCGAGGCGTTCCATGTGCCTCCAACTGGAGTCAG CTTCCTGTTGGCGTAGATTATTGAGCAGTCCCCGGGCCGCCTCCACCCCGCGGCCTCCAAGCAGAGTTGCCGTTGTGTCCCCCATCGGCATGCCGCGATCCGGCACAACCCACTCCAGCCCCGTGTCGCCTGAGACACCCG CGTCCTCTCGGCCTCACTCTCAGAGTCCCATTGGGAGGGCAAGGACTCCCACCTTCATCCCCCACCTGATCCGTG GCAGCAGCCTGCGCGGCTGTAGCCCTCGGCCCCCTGTGGACTGTGACGTCATCTCTCCCGGGGTGGATGAGGATGACTTGTTCCCTCACGGCTACAAACTGCAGGATCTGACTGACGTGCAGGTGGTGGCGCGCCTGCAGGAGGAGA AACTCAGACAGGATTGCGCCAGCACTTCATCCGCCCTGGCCAAGCGACGCAGCCAGAGCATCACCTTCCCACTCAGCGCTCCCCCCGAcctggaggaggaagaaaaggGGGACGGCGGAGATTACGCCCCTGTGCCGCCAGAGCGCCACCTCTGCCTACTGCCGCTCGCCCGCACCTTCTCCAGCGCCAGAGATTTGcaaagcagcagcagcttcCTGTCCTTACATCCCTCCACCCCACCGCTCCCCTCTGCAGACCCAATGCAACTGTCTTTCAAACTAGGAACAG atAAGATGCAGAGGAGCTTGCCTAACCTTGCCCAAGCTCACAGTGTTCCCAGCGCTTCTTTACTTCATAACAGCCAGAGCTTTGATTCTCCAGGCTGGTTGACACGCCTGCAGTCCTCCA GGGCCTCCCCGATCCTGCGGCACACCAGAGTCCAGAGTACGGACAGTGTATCTTCACCGTCACGGCAACCACTGAAGGCCACTGCCTATGTCAGCCCTAGCATCAGGAATTCAGCCTACGTGCTTACCCCACGGTCGCTGGGCAACAGCGGCAGCAGGATCCCGATACTCATTAAATCCTCCTCCCTCTGTCTGTCAAGCCCCAGCCCACCTTGGTCCACCTTCTTCAACGACACCGCAAGCCCCATCGCCAGCTGCAAGGTGGCCCAAGCACGGCACAGGTATAGAAATATGGTGCGGTTAGTTTCCACGTGA